One stretch of Carassius carassius chromosome 18, fCarCar2.1, whole genome shotgun sequence DNA includes these proteins:
- the LOC132091975 gene encoding 5-hydroxytryptamine receptor 1E-like, whose amino-acid sequence MERYMGESTGTPANATNTTTTPGAAFHIELMMERLAVVILLALVTLLTAVVNGAVIAAICTTRKLHLPANYLICSLAVTDFLVAMLVMPISILYITTKTWSLGQFVCEAWLSVDMTCCTCSILHLCVIALDRYWAITKAIEYVRKRTARRACVMVATVWVISIFISIPPLFWRQRKDRTGLQQCIIEHDHVGYTIYSTFGAFYIPMTLILILYSRIYSAAKTLYQKRGSSRHLSSRSTDSTNSQNHCRVTHAFCISDVSNSDNTVEFDCNHSTVRVPPLDMDTPESDERNQICTARERKAARILGLILGAFILCWFPFFLKELLVGLNVLKPSRHVSDALTWLGYINSLINPLLYTSFNEDFKQAFKRLIRRKEHT is encoded by the coding sequence ATGGAGCGTTACATGGGCGAAAGCACTGGCACTCCAGCCAATGCcaccaacaccaccaccaccCCAGGAGCAGCCTTCCATATTGAGCTGATGATGGAACGGTTGGCTGTGGTGATTCTGCTGGCACTGGTGACTCTGCTGACAGCTGTGGTGAACGGGGCTGTCATCGCGGCCATCTGCACCACCAGGAAGCTCCACCTCCCTGCAAACTACCTCATCTGCTCCCTGGCCGTCACTGACTTCCTGGTGGCCATGCTGGTCATGCCCATCAGCATTCTCTACATCACCACCAAAACGTGGTCACTGGGGCAGTTTGTGTGTGAGGCATGGCTCAGTGTCGACATGACCTGCTGCACATGCTCCATCCTGCACCTTTGTGTGATCGCGCTGGACCGCTACTGGGCCATCACTAAAGCCATCGAGTATGTCCGCAAGAGGACGGCCCGGCGTGCCTGTGTCATGGTGGCCACTGTCTGGGTGATTTCCATCTTCATCTCCATACCACCTCTGTTTTGGAGGCAGCGCAAGGACAGGACAGGCCTACAGCAGTGCATTATCGAGCACGACCACGTGGGCTACACCATCTACTCCACGTTTGGTGCTTTCTACATTCCCATGACTCTCATACTAATCCTTTATTCCCGGATTTACAGTGCTGCCAAGACGCTCTACCAGAAACGCGGCTCTTCACGCCACCTCAGCAGCCGCAGCACAGACAGCACCAACTCGCAGAACCACTGCCGGGTCACACACGCCTTCTGCATCTCAGACGTGTCCAACTCTGACAACACTGTGGAGTTTGACTGCAACCACTCCACCGTCCGTGTGCCGCCACTTGATATGGATACGCCAGAATCGGATGAGAGGAACCAGATCTGTACAGCTCGGGAGAGGAAGGCAGCTCGGATTTTGGGGCTCATCCTGGGAGCCTTTATCCTTTGCTGGTTCCCGTTCTTCCTGAAAGAGCTGCTGGTGGGCCTGAATGTGCTGAAGCCCTCACGTCATGTGTCAGATGCCCTCACCTGGCTGGGCTACATCAACTCGCTCATTAACCCGCTATTGTATACCAGCTTCAACGAGGACTTTAAGCAGGCTTTTAAGAGACTGATCAGGCGTAAAGAGCACACATAG